A stretch of the Methylacidiphilum caldifontis genome encodes the following:
- a CDS encoding D-alanyl-D-alanine carboxypeptidase family protein — MARSRHHGSHANFSNLSYEQVSSLVQASGVFLYDATTHKVLFAKNDDVPYAPASTTKLMTALLVYEKTGFKGEVRIKREDTLIQPSHVPLIAGEVVSIYQLVEELLIGSCNDAALALARACSGSVEKFVEEMNHKAQLLGCSNTHFVNPHGLFEPGQYTTARDLMRIFQAAIRIPAISQICQTRMIHFQNGGIKRVMYNHNRLLGRYSGMGPAKTGWTRISQHTYAAACERNGHTLYLTILHSPDKWYDARILFDYGFAQVKPQYTVEEKF, encoded by the coding sequence TTGGCAAGGAGTCGACATCATGGTAGCCATGCGAACTTTAGTAACCTGAGTTACGAGCAAGTCTCCTCTCTTGTTCAAGCCAGTGGTGTCTTTTTGTATGACGCCACAACCCATAAAGTCCTATTTGCCAAAAACGATGATGTTCCCTATGCCCCTGCCAGTACGACCAAACTCATGACCGCCCTGCTCGTTTACGAAAAAACCGGTTTTAAAGGTGAGGTTAGGATCAAAAGAGAAGATACACTGATCCAACCTTCGCATGTTCCCTTGATTGCAGGAGAAGTCGTTTCGATTTACCAGCTTGTCGAAGAACTTTTAATTGGATCTTGCAACGATGCCGCTTTAGCTCTAGCTCGGGCTTGCAGTGGTTCGGTGGAAAAGTTTGTTGAAGAGATGAATCACAAAGCACAGTTGCTTGGCTGCTCAAACACCCATTTTGTTAATCCTCATGGACTTTTTGAGCCTGGACAATATACGACTGCGCGTGATCTCATGCGCATATTTCAAGCAGCTATAAGAATTCCGGCCATTAGTCAAATTTGTCAAACACGCATGATCCATTTTCAAAACGGCGGCATAAAGCGTGTGATGTATAACCACAACCGACTACTTGGTCGCTACTCGGGCATGGGACCAGCCAAGACTGGATGGACAAGAATTTCCCAGCATACCTATGCCGCAGCTTGCGAAAGAAACGGACATACTCTTTATCTGACCATACTCCATAGTCCAGATAAATGGTATGACGCACGCATTCTTTTCGATTATGGCTTTGCCCAGGTAAAACCGCAGTATACTGTTGAAGAAAAATTTTAA
- a CDS encoding YrhA family protein — protein sequence MKYLEYLEMVNQEEMDAGFEPFRGRPKEKVLAYRDQIKEKYGIEIPEDYLEFLNIADGLAHNGVVFFSTDHEKEELQAIPGLISENLSIGTFEQNKDYLILGYSNLFWYAYHFPTQKYLALDEEDLQEVVEFKDFDDMMTSVLKYEVLEMIDEEEEEEELVDENEEEQAEEEIYSEEIVLEEWEEEEEEEMEEGPRETKAKEKEEEAENKEQKKNGNEKKN from the coding sequence ATGAAATACCTTGAATATCTAGAAATGGTCAATCAGGAAGAGATGGATGCAGGTTTTGAGCCCTTTCGAGGAAGACCAAAAGAAAAGGTTTTAGCCTACAGGGATCAGATAAAAGAAAAATATGGTATTGAAATACCTGAAGATTATCTTGAATTTTTGAATATTGCTGATGGGCTTGCTCATAACGGGGTCGTTTTTTTTTCCACCGATCATGAAAAAGAAGAACTCCAAGCTATTCCTGGATTGATCTCTGAAAACCTCTCGATAGGCACCTTTGAGCAGAATAAAGATTATCTTATTTTAGGTTACTCCAATCTGTTCTGGTATGCTTACCACTTTCCTACTCAAAAATACCTGGCTTTAGACGAAGAAGATCTCCAAGAAGTTGTGGAATTTAAAGACTTCGATGACATGATGACCAGTGTATTGAAATATGAAGTATTAGAAATGATCGATGAAGAAGAAGAGGAAGAGGAGCTGGTCGATGAAAATGAAGAAGAACAGGCCGAAGAGGAAATTTATTCTGAAGAAATCGTTTTAGAAGAGTGGGAGGAGGAAGAAGAAGAAGAAATGGAAGAGGGACCCAGAGAAACCAAAGCCAAGGAAAAAGAAGAGGAGGCAGAAAATAAAGAACAAAAGAAAAATGGTAACGAAAAGAAGAATTAA
- a CDS encoding NAD-binding protein yields MNLPVVIVGCGYIGRLLALRLKAQNKEVLGIVKTEESRISLERESIPALQADITDSRLPLLLPYASAFVFSASSSRSGVEIFEQIFSVGLDHVLESSSGVPFVLISSTSLYSQVDGEWVDENSASIPTTPSGIILKKAEDKVLDRGGTVLRASGIYGPQRTYRIRGLLENKVRIDPRKKWINQIHGSDLAAAIEHFLTIPGLFNISDDLPTLEEDFYGWLCQNLDVPLPPIEPRPPHLKRGYSNKRISNKKAKSLGFTLDFPTFKEGYSSLIQTYKNTS; encoded by the coding sequence ATGAATCTTCCCGTAGTGATCGTAGGTTGTGGATATATTGGCAGGCTTTTGGCTTTAAGGCTAAAAGCTCAAAACAAGGAAGTCCTGGGCATTGTCAAAACAGAGGAAAGCCGGATAAGTCTTGAAAGAGAGTCTATTCCAGCACTCCAAGCCGATATTACCGACAGCAGGCTGCCTTTGCTTCTTCCTTACGCTTCAGCTTTTGTTTTTTCTGCTTCTTCAAGCAGGTCTGGAGTTGAAATCTTCGAACAGATTTTTTCCGTAGGTCTTGATCATGTTTTAGAGTCTTCTAGTGGTGTTCCTTTTGTTCTTATTTCTTCCACCTCTCTCTATAGCCAGGTAGATGGAGAATGGGTAGATGAAAACTCAGCCTCTATCCCCACCACACCATCAGGAATAATCCTCAAGAAAGCCGAAGATAAGGTTCTTGATCGAGGTGGCACAGTCTTAAGGGCATCGGGTATTTACGGACCACAAAGAACCTATCGAATAAGGGGATTGCTCGAAAATAAGGTGCGGATAGACCCGAGAAAAAAATGGATAAACCAGATTCATGGATCGGATCTTGCAGCTGCTATAGAACATTTCCTAACCATTCCTGGCTTGTTCAATATCTCCGATGATTTACCTACTCTTGAAGAAGACTTTTATGGCTGGTTATGCCAAAACCTTGATGTTCCTTTACCTCCCATTGAGCCTAGGCCACCTCACTTAAAAAGGGGATATTCCAATAAAAGAATTTCCAATAAAAAAGCTAAATCATTGGGTTTTACTCTTGATTTCCCTACATTCAAAGAAGGATACTCCAGTTTAATTCAAACTTATAAAAACACATCTTAA
- a CDS encoding bifunctional 5,10-methylenetetrahydrofolate dehydrogenase/5,10-methenyltetrahydrofolate cyclohydrolase, producing the protein MQEAQLLDGRHIAGQIHRETMEAVQRLRRKGILPCVVFMRVGNHPPSELYVRMKQKKAQEVGIQSEIISFPEDVSQKEVLDNLNRLNLDPSIHGILVQLPLPSHLSEKQIALAINPKKDIDGFHPLNLGKMLLGEKDCFYPCTPLGIQELLKRYKIEIEGKEVVILGRSNIVGKPLAALFLQKSKYANATVTVVHSFSQNIKEHCRQADILIAAMGKARFVTRDFVKPKAVVVDVGVSRIADSSSPQGYRIVGDVDFDEIKKIASWITPNPGGVGPMTIAMLLANTVKAAELSQP; encoded by the coding sequence ATGCAAGAAGCTCAGTTATTAGACGGAAGACATATTGCCGGACAGATCCATAGGGAAACAATGGAAGCTGTCCAAAGATTACGACGAAAAGGAATATTGCCTTGTGTGGTGTTTATGCGTGTTGGCAATCACCCCCCCTCTGAACTGTACGTGAGGATGAAACAGAAGAAAGCCCAAGAAGTTGGTATCCAGTCCGAAATCATTTCATTTCCTGAAGATGTCTCCCAAAAAGAAGTGTTGGATAACCTGAACCGACTTAACCTGGATCCTTCGATCCATGGTATACTTGTTCAACTTCCGCTTCCTAGTCATCTTTCTGAAAAACAAATAGCTCTTGCTATTAATCCAAAAAAGGATATCGACGGATTTCATCCTTTAAATTTAGGGAAAATGCTCCTGGGTGAAAAAGATTGTTTTTATCCCTGTACTCCTTTGGGCATACAAGAGCTTCTGAAACGCTATAAAATCGAGATCGAAGGTAAAGAAGTCGTTATTTTAGGGAGAAGTAATATTGTGGGTAAACCTTTAGCTGCTTTGTTCCTGCAAAAATCAAAGTATGCCAATGCTACTGTCACAGTCGTTCATTCTTTTAGCCAAAACATCAAAGAACATTGCCGACAAGCGGATATCCTCATTGCAGCCATGGGCAAGGCTCGGTTTGTGACTAGAGATTTTGTCAAACCCAAAGCTGTGGTTGTTGATGTTGGAGTCAGCCGAATTGCTGACAGTTCTTCTCCTCAGGGATATAGGATTGTAGGAGATGTGGACTTCGATGAAATTAAAAAAATCGCTTCTTGGATCACCCCCAACCCGGGAGGAGTAGGGCCCATGACCATCGCTATGCTTTTAGCCAATACGGTCAAAGCTGCAGAATTATCCCAACCCTAA
- a CDS encoding glutamate-5-semialdehyde dehydrogenase, translated as MKDLSEQIQYLCRRAKDSSRLLAELSPKTIDYGLMAIGEELLSKKAEILGANEKDVENAKKASLSPALIDRLYLGEKRFGDLLKALEDIVYLPSPLGEVIEEWKRPNGLLIKKIRVPIGLIGIIYESRPNVTVDSSALCLKSGNAVILRGGKEAFNTNCALVDSIHAGLRKAQIVEDAVLLVPTTDRQSIPILCSQQGLIDLLIPRGGKNLIETVVNHAKIPVIKHSQGICHVYVHGAASFEKALSIVLNAKCQRPAVCNAMETLLIDEKIAPDFLPLVVNELQKRGVEVRGDQNCLNIMGDRLILADEEDWSTEYLDLILSIKIVKNLQEAIDHIRKHGSNHSDAIVTEDSSAAEAFLHKVDSAAVYWNASTRFTDGFEFGFGAEIGISTDKIHARGPMGLKELTTYKYIVYGNGQIRT; from the coding sequence ATGAAAGATCTTTCGGAGCAAATTCAATATCTTTGCCGTAGAGCCAAGGATTCTAGCCGTCTTCTGGCTGAGTTATCCCCTAAGACTATCGATTACGGCCTGATGGCTATTGGAGAAGAGTTGCTTTCAAAAAAGGCTGAAATTTTAGGAGCTAATGAAAAGGATGTAGAAAACGCCAAGAAGGCTAGTCTTTCACCAGCCCTAATCGATCGGCTCTATCTGGGTGAAAAAAGGTTTGGAGATCTTCTCAAAGCTTTAGAAGATATTGTTTATCTACCCAGTCCACTTGGTGAAGTGATCGAAGAATGGAAAAGGCCAAATGGACTGTTGATTAAAAAAATAAGGGTTCCTATTGGACTTATCGGTATTATTTATGAATCGAGACCCAATGTGACGGTGGATTCTTCCGCGTTGTGTCTAAAATCCGGCAATGCAGTTATTTTGAGAGGAGGGAAAGAAGCTTTTAACACTAATTGTGCTCTTGTTGATTCCATTCATGCTGGGCTTAGAAAAGCCCAGATCGTTGAGGATGCTGTTCTATTGGTTCCCACTACGGATCGACAGTCGATTCCTATACTTTGCAGCCAACAAGGATTAATCGATTTGCTTATTCCACGTGGGGGTAAAAATCTAATAGAAACGGTTGTTAATCATGCAAAAATACCTGTGATCAAGCATAGCCAGGGTATTTGCCATGTTTATGTTCATGGCGCTGCTTCTTTTGAAAAGGCATTGAGCATAGTATTGAATGCCAAATGCCAGCGGCCCGCTGTCTGTAATGCAATGGAAACGCTTTTAATTGATGAAAAAATTGCCCCCGATTTTCTCCCTTTAGTGGTCAACGAGCTCCAAAAAAGAGGAGTAGAGGTACGAGGAGATCAGAACTGCTTGAATATTATGGGAGATCGACTCATTCTTGCTGATGAAGAGGATTGGTCTACCGAATATCTTGATCTGATTTTATCGATAAAAATTGTAAAAAATTTGCAAGAGGCTATCGATCATATTCGAAAGCATGGATCCAATCATTCGGATGCGATTGTCACCGAAGACAGCTCTGCTGCTGAAGCCTTTTTGCATAAAGTAGATTCTGCGGCGGTTTATTGGAATGCTTCAACCCGTTTTACAGATGGCTTTGAATTCGGGTTTGGTGCAGAGATCGGGATCAGTACAGACAAGATTCATGCCCGTGGACCCATGGGGCTAAAAGAGCTGACTACTTACAAATACATCGTTTATGGTAATGGCCAGATCAGAACCTAG
- the rpoC gene encoding DNA-directed RNA polymerase subunit beta', whose product MEAKNLTARQVLGFQKTIGFDEVQISIASPETIESWSKGEVRNPETINYRTFKPEKGGLFCERIFGPTKDWECACGKYKRIKYKGVICDRCGVEVTLSRVRRERMGHIRLAVPVSHIWFLKCMPSRLGLIMDMTAKDLERVIYYEDYLVVDPGKTSLKFKQLLSEQEYRDALAQYGEGSFVAKMGAEAVRDILKQIDLEALANDLAMAMEGTRSKQLKKKLAKRLKLVQGLINSQTRPEWMILEVLPVIPPDLRPLVPLEGGRFATSDLNDLYRRVINRNNRLKNLLQLKTPDVIIRNEKRMLQEAVDALLDNGRHGRAVTGAGNRPLKSLSDMLQGKTGRFRMNLLGKRVDYSGRSVIVIGPELKLNQCGLPKKMALVLFEPFMIRRLRELGHVHTVRTAKKMIEKQDPLVWDVLEQVTAGHLVLLNRAPTLHRLSIQAFEPILIEGDAIRIHPLVCTAYNADFDGDQMAVHVPLSIEAQLEARLLMLAPLNIFSPSSGKPITTPTQDITLGCYYLTQAPLKIKVQEQKRKPLFSDAQEVIYAYNDGLLQMHDLILIKNPDYGRNTVFGDKTKKVIETTPGRVIFNQIWPPELGFYNKPAGKKQLGEIILKCYQTIGRERTVQCLDNLKQLGFAEATKAGISIGMDDMIVPAEKNRIIAKAYDMVNVVERQYRSGAITDGERYNKIVDIWTQATEEISGVIYKTLENNMGRPEYNPLYLMVDSGARGNRQQVRQLAGIRGLMAKPSGEIIERPIISNFREGLSVLEYFISTHGARKGLADTALKTADAGYLTRKLHDVAQDVVITSQDCGTNKGIIVNAIYEGDEEIVKLSERIFGRVCCDEIIDPMTGKIIIRPGELIDEKKAKEIEEAGVEKVKIRSVLTCESKWGVCANCYGLNLATNRMARLGESVGVIAAQSIGEPGTQLTMRTFHIGGTASQVFKQPQIRARNDGIVQYIDLRTVKTAENHFIVLSKSGYLAVLDPSGRELERHTVIVGSIILIPDGEMVKKGQIFVQWDPYNVPILTEKGGVVEFRDIIEGVTVKKELDETTKQISTIVIEHKHDLHPQILILDENTREVIAFYGIPAGARIEVKPGDKVVAGQRIARTPRKMVQTKDITGGLPRVAELFEARKPKDSAEIAKIDGIVEDGGIIRGKRRILIRDPETGIEEEHLIPLSKHLIVYKGDVVKKGQQLTEGPIVPQEILEVCGIQELQEYLLNEVQEVYRLQGVEINDKHIEIIIKQMLKKVKIIDAGDTSFLWEEQVDRLKFEEENRIVEAKGGKPAVGIPVLLGITKASLDTDSFIAAASFQDTTRVLTEAATLGKIDPLKGFKENIIMGNLIPSGTGFRVYRNIRLVEVAPSEYKEEKKDQKIYGNGEETEKEQKWLPQLGK is encoded by the coding sequence ATGGAAGCAAAAAACTTAACAGCGCGCCAGGTACTTGGATTTCAAAAGACGATTGGATTTGATGAAGTCCAGATTTCTATCGCTTCACCCGAAACGATCGAGTCATGGAGCAAAGGGGAAGTGCGTAATCCTGAAACGATTAACTACAGGACTTTCAAACCTGAGAAAGGTGGACTTTTTTGCGAGAGAATTTTTGGACCGACCAAAGATTGGGAATGTGCATGCGGCAAATACAAACGCATAAAGTACAAGGGAGTGATTTGTGATCGGTGTGGGGTAGAAGTCACTTTGTCACGCGTTAGAAGGGAACGAATGGGACATATCCGGTTGGCGGTCCCTGTTTCTCATATCTGGTTTTTGAAATGCATGCCCAGCCGGCTGGGCTTAATTATGGATATGACCGCCAAAGACTTGGAGCGGGTCATTTATTATGAAGACTATTTGGTCGTTGATCCAGGGAAGACTTCTTTGAAGTTTAAACAGCTTCTTTCTGAACAGGAATATCGTGATGCATTGGCTCAATATGGAGAGGGGTCTTTTGTCGCGAAGATGGGAGCGGAGGCGGTAAGGGATATATTGAAACAGATAGATCTGGAGGCCTTAGCTAACGATCTGGCTATGGCGATGGAAGGGACAAGGAGTAAACAGCTTAAAAAGAAACTAGCCAAAAGACTAAAGCTGGTCCAGGGGCTTATTAATTCCCAAACAAGACCAGAATGGATGATTTTAGAAGTTCTCCCTGTCATTCCACCTGATTTAAGGCCGTTGGTTCCTCTTGAAGGAGGCAGATTTGCCACCTCCGATCTTAATGATCTTTACAGAAGGGTCATTAACCGGAATAACCGGCTAAAGAATCTTCTTCAGCTGAAGACTCCGGATGTGATTATTAGAAATGAAAAAAGAATGCTCCAGGAAGCCGTTGACGCCCTTTTAGATAACGGGCGACATGGTAGGGCGGTCACGGGGGCGGGCAATAGGCCACTCAAATCCTTGTCTGACATGCTTCAAGGAAAAACAGGAAGGTTCCGGATGAACCTATTGGGCAAGAGGGTGGATTACAGTGGGCGCTCGGTCATCGTGATTGGTCCCGAGCTAAAACTTAATCAATGTGGCTTACCTAAAAAGATGGCTTTGGTGCTTTTTGAGCCTTTTATGATTAGGAGATTAAGGGAACTGGGCCATGTCCATACGGTGAGAACGGCAAAAAAGATGATTGAAAAACAGGATCCCCTTGTCTGGGATGTGCTTGAACAGGTCACAGCGGGTCATCTTGTTCTTTTAAATAGGGCTCCAACCTTGCACAGGCTTTCTATTCAAGCTTTCGAACCTATTTTAATTGAAGGAGATGCCATTCGAATTCATCCCTTGGTTTGTACGGCTTATAATGCGGATTTCGATGGAGATCAGATGGCTGTCCATGTTCCTCTTTCTATTGAGGCGCAGCTGGAAGCAAGGTTGCTGATGTTAGCTCCTTTGAATATCTTCTCACCCTCCAGTGGAAAACCCATCACTACTCCCACACAAGATATCACGCTGGGCTGTTATTATTTAACCCAAGCTCCACTGAAAATAAAAGTTCAAGAACAGAAGAGAAAACCGTTGTTTTCAGATGCCCAGGAAGTCATTTATGCCTACAATGATGGGCTTTTGCAGATGCATGATCTTATCCTGATAAAGAATCCTGATTATGGTCGAAATACGGTTTTTGGGGATAAAACCAAGAAGGTTATCGAAACTACCCCTGGGAGAGTCATTTTCAACCAGATATGGCCACCTGAACTTGGTTTTTACAATAAGCCCGCAGGCAAAAAACAGCTTGGAGAGATCATTCTTAAATGTTACCAGACCATTGGTCGAGAAAGAACCGTTCAGTGTCTTGATAACCTTAAGCAGTTAGGTTTTGCAGAGGCCACAAAAGCGGGAATTTCGATAGGCATGGATGACATGATCGTCCCTGCAGAAAAGAATCGGATCATTGCCAAAGCCTACGATATGGTCAATGTCGTTGAGAGACAATATAGGTCTGGGGCGATCACCGATGGTGAAAGATACAACAAGATTGTTGATATTTGGACTCAAGCAACCGAAGAGATTTCTGGTGTCATTTATAAGACATTAGAAAACAACATGGGCCGACCCGAGTATAATCCTCTCTATCTTATGGTGGATTCTGGTGCTCGAGGTAATCGCCAACAGGTCAGGCAACTTGCAGGAATTCGAGGCCTTATGGCGAAGCCTTCCGGGGAAATTATAGAAAGGCCTATCATTTCTAACTTTAGGGAAGGCCTTTCGGTATTGGAATATTTTATCAGTACACATGGAGCGCGAAAAGGACTTGCAGATACCGCGTTGAAGACAGCTGATGCAGGCTATTTGACACGAAAACTGCATGACGTAGCACAGGATGTCGTAATCACCTCTCAAGATTGTGGGACAAACAAAGGGATAATTGTTAATGCTATTTATGAAGGGGATGAGGAAATTGTCAAACTCTCCGAAAGAATATTTGGTCGGGTATGTTGTGATGAAATTATTGATCCCATGACAGGAAAGATAATCATCAGGCCTGGAGAGCTGATTGACGAAAAGAAAGCCAAGGAAATAGAAGAAGCGGGAGTCGAGAAGGTAAAGATTCGTTCAGTTCTTACCTGTGAAAGCAAATGGGGTGTATGTGCCAATTGTTATGGATTAAATTTAGCGACCAATAGGATGGCCCGGCTAGGAGAATCTGTAGGGGTAATAGCGGCTCAATCCATTGGAGAACCTGGAACACAACTGACCATGCGTACTTTCCATATAGGAGGGACCGCTTCCCAGGTTTTCAAGCAACCCCAGATTCGTGCCCGTAACGATGGTATTGTGCAATACATTGACCTGAGGACGGTTAAAACCGCTGAAAACCATTTCATAGTCTTGAGCAAGAGTGGTTATCTTGCCGTATTAGATCCATCAGGCAGAGAACTCGAAAGACATACCGTTATCGTGGGTTCGATCATTTTGATTCCTGATGGAGAAATGGTCAAAAAAGGCCAGATTTTCGTCCAATGGGATCCTTACAATGTACCCATTTTGACTGAAAAAGGAGGAGTAGTTGAATTTCGAGATATTATCGAGGGAGTGACTGTTAAAAAAGAACTGGATGAAACGACCAAGCAAATTAGCACGATTGTCATCGAACATAAACATGACCTTCATCCTCAAATATTGATCCTTGATGAAAATACTCGAGAGGTGATCGCTTTTTATGGAATTCCTGCAGGGGCAAGAATCGAGGTGAAACCTGGGGATAAGGTTGTTGCTGGTCAAAGAATTGCACGAACTCCTCGAAAAATGGTTCAGACCAAAGACATTACTGGAGGATTGCCCCGCGTGGCTGAACTGTTTGAAGCAAGAAAACCCAAAGATTCAGCTGAGATTGCTAAAATTGATGGAATAGTCGAAGACGGTGGAATTATTCGGGGAAAGAGAAGAATTCTGATTCGAGATCCAGAGACAGGGATTGAAGAGGAGCATCTTATTCCTCTTTCAAAGCATCTGATTGTTTACAAGGGAGACGTGGTTAAAAAAGGTCAACAATTAACGGAAGGCCCGATAGTCCCTCAAGAGATCCTTGAGGTTTGCGGAATCCAGGAGTTGCAAGAATACTTGCTTAATGAGGTTCAAGAAGTTTACAGGTTACAGGGGGTGGAAATTAACGACAAGCATATCGAGATCATTATAAAGCAGATGCTGAAGAAGGTTAAAATCATTGATGCGGGTGATACGTCTTTCTTATGGGAAGAACAAGTTGATCGGCTGAAATTTGAAGAAGAAAATAGGATTGTCGAAGCAAAAGGAGGAAAGCCTGCGGTGGGAATTCCCGTTCTTCTTGGTATTACCAAGGCTTCCTTGGATACAGACAGTTTCATAGCCGCTGCAAGCTTCCAGGACACGACAAGGGTTTTAACCGAAGCAGCTACTTTAGGCAAGATTGATCCTCTCAAAGGGTTTAAAGAAAATATTATTATGGGCAATCTGATTCCTTCGGGTACGGGATTTCGGGTTTATCGGAATATCCGGCTAGTGGAAGTAGCTCCCTCTGAATATAAAGAGGAGAAAAAGGATCAAAAGATCTATGGTAATGGAGAGGAAACAGAAAAAGAACAAAAATGGCTTCCTCAGCTAGGGAAATAG
- a CDS encoding undecaprenyl-diphosphate phosphatase — MNELWQAILLGIIEGVTEFLPISSTGHLLVAEHWLGEKSETFNIFIQLGAVLAVCLIYKQRVSSFLFLWKHTDKIPYFLKLFLAFTITSILGLGVKKMGWELPKDLGPVIIAIFGGAFWIYFAEKATVHRQSFAEEISWLTAICVGVSQVVAGILPGFSRSAATILMAVLLGVSRPAATEFAFLLGIPTMFAASLFSWIEETHFLKTPSIDSPLTLAIGFFISAIVAFISVKWLLSFIQTHTFIPFVWYRIILGFFLLALLAFGWKAV, encoded by the coding sequence ATGAATGAGCTGTGGCAAGCGATCCTTTTAGGAATCATTGAAGGGGTAACTGAATTTCTTCCTATTTCGAGTACAGGACATCTTCTGGTTGCTGAACATTGGCTAGGAGAAAAGTCTGAAACTTTTAACATATTTATTCAACTGGGTGCCGTTTTAGCCGTATGTCTAATCTATAAACAAAGGGTATCCAGTTTTCTCTTCTTATGGAAACACACGGATAAAATTCCCTATTTTCTTAAACTTTTCCTAGCTTTTACCATTACTTCCATCCTTGGACTTGGGGTAAAAAAAATGGGTTGGGAGCTTCCTAAGGACCTTGGACCGGTTATCATAGCTATATTCGGAGGAGCCTTTTGGATCTATTTTGCAGAAAAAGCAACCGTCCATAGGCAATCCTTTGCAGAAGAAATCAGCTGGTTAACAGCGATTTGTGTGGGAGTAAGTCAAGTTGTAGCCGGAATTTTGCCCGGATTTTCAAGGTCAGCAGCGACAATCCTCATGGCGGTACTTCTTGGTGTTTCTCGACCTGCTGCCACCGAGTTTGCTTTTCTTCTAGGGATACCGACAATGTTCGCGGCTAGCCTTTTTTCATGGATCGAAGAGACCCATTTTTTAAAAACACCTTCGATTGACTCCCCTTTGACACTGGCTATCGGTTTTTTCATATCCGCAATCGTGGCTTTTATCTCGGTAAAATGGCTTCTTTCTTTTATTCAAACCCATACCTTCATTCCTTTTGTTTGGTATAGGATAATACTTGGCTTTTTCCTGCTCGCTCTCCTTGCTTTTGGTTGGAAAGCTGTCTAG
- the proB gene encoding glutamate 5-kinase, which yields MRPKRWVVKFGTGVLSTKEGSLDLLQMENLTKQLIEIKKRQIDVIVVSSGAIGCGMEILGYEKRPENIEELQACSTLGQPFLMHYYKKFFSSYGFHVAQILVTYFDLDSVSLRRNIQKLLENLLLKKTVIPIINENDCVSYEEIRFGDNDRLSSHIAVLMNVDRLIILSNVAGLMDYSNGEKKLISYVDRIDDQIEKLAEGTRSERSVGGMVTKIEAAKISLSAGIQVQIADGREKDVLVRIYNGEPLGTLFRTNKNERSFGANSISLP from the coding sequence ATGAGACCAAAAAGATGGGTAGTTAAGTTCGGGACAGGTGTTTTAAGCACAAAAGAGGGTTCTCTTGATTTGCTGCAGATGGAAAATCTGACAAAGCAGCTTATAGAAATTAAAAAAAGACAGATCGATGTGATTGTGGTCAGTTCTGGGGCTATAGGTTGTGGAATGGAGATTTTGGGTTATGAGAAAAGGCCCGAGAATATAGAGGAGCTTCAAGCTTGTTCGACGTTGGGACAGCCTTTTCTTATGCATTATTATAAAAAGTTTTTTTCTTCTTACGGATTTCATGTCGCCCAGATCCTTGTAACCTATTTTGATCTGGATAGTGTTTCCCTGCGTAGAAATATTCAGAAGCTACTTGAAAACTTGTTGCTTAAAAAAACGGTTATACCGATAATTAATGAAAACGACTGTGTATCCTATGAAGAGATTCGGTTTGGCGATAATGATCGGTTATCTTCGCATATTGCTGTGCTAATGAATGTTGACCGGTTAATCATTCTTTCCAATGTTGCAGGATTAATGGATTACAGCAATGGTGAAAAAAAACTTATTTCCTATGTCGACAGGATCGATGACCAAATCGAGAAATTGGCTGAAGGAACTCGCAGTGAAAGGTCTGTGGGAGGGATGGTGACCAAGATCGAAGCCGCTAAAATATCTCTTTCAGCAGGAATACAGGTCCAAATTGCTGATGGGAGAGAAAAAGACGTTTTAGTTCGGATTTATAACGGAGAGCCTTTAGGAACTCTTTTCAGGACAAATAAAAATGAAAGATCTTTCGGAGCAAATTCAATATCTTTGCCGTAG